GCCAGCACTTTCTGTTTCAAGCAATCTTCCTCATGCTGTATCAAGCTATAGCCTAAAAGGAATTTCTCCTCTCGAGCCCATCACTATTGTAGTTGGGGTGATTGCCTTGGGCTCACTTTTTCTTTCTGCTTGTGACGATGGTTCAAAAGCTGACGACAACACCATGCAAGGTGGAGAAGGTGGAAAAGATCCGGGTATGGGCGGCAATGTTGGCACAGGTGCAATGCCTGGAGCTGGCGGTCAATTCGCCGGAAAACCAGACGCAGAGCCAGATGCAGAAGCTATCCTTGATATGGGTGTGTCGCCGGATGCCGAAGATGAAAAAGATGCCGGTGTTGATGCGGCTGTTGATATGGAAATGAAAGAAGCGGATGGCTATGTTCCAGATGTTGCTTCCGATGCAGGCGTTGATGCTGCAGCAGTAGACGCAGTTGCAGATGCAGCTCATGATGCTGGTGTTGAAGCGGATGCAACAGATGCAGCAGATGTGGGAATAACTCCAGACACTACACCGGCGGAAGATGCACAAAGCGCAGATGCAGCTGATGCAGGTGTTGTAGAAGACGCGGCAGTTGTTGTGTTTCCAGATGCTGCTGACGAAGGTGTAGATGAATCGGTTGATGCTGCCAATCCAGATCAAGGCGTAGCTCCAAGAGAAGATGCAGCGCCAGAAGATATGCGTGTTGAAGATGCCGCTGATGCAGCTGTTGATTCCGCAATTGATGCTGAAGTTGATGCGACTCCAGTTCCTCTGGATAGCGACAACGATGGCATTCTTGATGACGAAGATAATTGCGCTTTTGCGGCCAACGCAGATCAAGCCGATATTGACGAAGACGGAATGGGAAACGCCTGCGATCTTGAACGTCCACACATTAATGACGTGTTTGCACGATTGCCCGCAGACATTGTTGAAAGATGCGATGCATATGTCACTCGCATTTTAAATGTAAACGGCACTGATGCTCTGTTTGGCGTTTGTTCTCTTCCCGATACAGCTGGTGAAAATAATGAATCAAATCTTGTGCTGTTCCGTTGCACCTTAGCGAGTGCAGCTTCTTTTCTTGAAGGAGCAGGTTCTGAACAGTGCGAAACAATAGCGCATCTTCCAAGTGAACAAGACGATGTGAATGGTGTTCATCATGTGTATGATGCTACAAGCATGACGCAAGCAGGGAGCAATCAGGCTGCAATTGCTTTAGACAGTGCACTTGGTGGCGGCATTCATCTTGTCAATCTTGAGCAAGGAAACTCACTTCAATTTCGCCACTTCAATCCTCTTACGTTAGGAGCGGGTGGTTTTAGTTTTACGTTTTTGGTGGGAAGAGCGCAAAGTGCCGCGTATGAAAGCGGAAGAATATTTATCGGCAGACTTCCCTCCGCCGAAGAAAGAGATCCAGAAGGAGATGTCATTACAGGCCCATCTCTTTTACAGACTTCTTCAGAAGATTTTCGTGTAGATCGATCAAGTTATAGGGCCTTCTCTCCAGATCTCTCCTTTGAAGCGCTTCATCCTCTCTCATCTTCCCGCATGTTAACCTTAAACAGTGGTGGAGTGAATGTTTTTGGCAATACCGTTCTTCCTTCTTTGCGCATGCTTCGTCTTGATACGCCAGAATTATTAATGGCAACAGAGTTGCGGTTTGAAGAAGGGGTGATGCAGTTGTTTAGCGATCTTGCGATGAGTGTAGATAGGGCCTATGTCTATCCAGCGTGGAGTTCTGAAAACAGTGTATCTGTTGTGAATGTTCAAGCTGATCGTTTGCAAGAGATTGATCGCATCGATCTCTCTTCTCTTGTTCAAGGAAGCATCGTTGGCATTGCTGCTTCGGCGGATTACCTTGCTGTATCAGATTCTGCGGGCGCCATCTTTTTTGCGCCACTTCAAAATGGAGTGCCTGGAGCTTTTGATTGTGTGGCTTCTGTAGAGGCGCCACTTTCACACATTCACTTTGATGGAGCTGGATATTTATATGCCCTTTCAGATGGATCTTACTTTGATGAAGGAAAACGATACATCGCAATAAATCCTAACACGCTTTGTCAGTAGTTTTTTTGCTTCTAGAAATTTCTTGAACCCTCTTCACAAATACGCTAGCTGCTGGCGATGAAAAAAATCAGCGTGAGCGCTCCCGCAAAAATTAATACTATCCTTCGCGTTGTGGCTTTGCGGCCAGATTTTTACCATGAACTTGAAATGGTGATGGTGAAGTTGAAGCTCGCCGATCTTATCACCATCCACGATCACCCCGAAACCACCGCAATCACTTTTTCCTGCGATTCCATCCAAAACGAAGGCATGAATGCCCATAATAATTTGGTGGTGAAGGCTGCCAAGTTGCTGCAAGAGACGTATCAGGTAAAGCGAGGGGCATCGATTCACCTTGAGAAAAACATTCCCGTCGCCGCTGGTTTGGGGGGAGGCTCTAGTGATGCGGCATCCACCCTTAAGGCCCTCAATTGCCTTTGGGATTTGAAGCTGGATGCAAATGCTTTGGCCAAACATGGAGAAAGCTTGGGGGCTGATGTTCCATTTTTTTGCCACGAAAGCCCGGCTGCTTACGTTCATGGGATTGGTGAAAAAATTCAGCCAATCGATTGTTTTCCTAAGCTTTTTTTGCTTCTGGTGAATCCAGGTATCGAGGTCTCAACAGCCTGGGTTTATAAAGAATGTGATAAGCTTTTTTTCCCGGGTGGCCCGGGGACCAAAAAGCAGAAAAGAACACTGGAAAAACAGTCAGATAAGGATGATTTCCAATTGACAGGTAAAAATGCTGGTGTTAGGAGGGGTGCGCCTTTTGCTGCGCGCAGTGAGGTGCTGTGTGGTTTGACGAACGATCTTGAAGAAGTCACCCGAGCAAAGTATTTAGAAATATCTGAAATGAAAGAGTTTTTTCTTAAGTTTGGAGCAGACGCAGCGTTGATGTCTGGAAGTGGTCCGACCGTTTTTGGAGTCTTTAAAACACGAGAACTTTCAGTACAAGCAGAGAAGCAATTGCCATCGTCTTGGAAGGGGTTTGTCACCGAGACGCTCTGAAACGCTTTATCCGAGTCCAGCAGTTAAAACTCGGCCCTTTGAGGCCGAAAAACCGTTAGCAGATTTCCCTGGATTAAACTCGGGAGCTTGCTCTCGAGTTTTTGATCTCTTGTAGTGTAGGCAACATTTAGGAAGCTTATGCAAATAACAAAGGTTCAGGTTTTTCCCGTTCAAGAAGACGCGGTAAAGGCTTACGTGACAGTGACATTTGAGGATTGCCTTGTTATTCGAGACCTCAAAATCATTGAAAAGAAAGACCGGTTATTTGTTTCAATGCCATCACGTAAAAGAAGAGATGGCAGTTATCGTGATACCGTTCATCCTATAAACGATGAACTCAGGTCTTATCTTACGCAAAGTATTTTAAAGGCCTATTACGACGAGAAAAGATAAGAATTGGGGCGTCGGCAAGCGGTAAGCCACATGGTTTTGGTCCATGCATACGTAGGTTCGAATCCTACCGCCCCAGCAAATTTCAAGATGATTTTATCTTGAAATTGGCGCGGAAAAAGGGGTGAGAACCTCAGTCTGCTGATTTTCCAGCAGACGGGAAGCACCAAGACGTTGAGATGCGGGCATGCAGTTTATGCACGCAGCGATTACGGCTTGGGGTCCTC
This window of the Deltaproteobacteria bacterium CG11_big_fil_rev_8_21_14_0_20_42_23 genome carries:
- the ispE gene encoding 4-(cytidine 5'-diphospho)-2-C-methyl-D-erythritol kinase codes for the protein MKKISVSAPAKINTILRVVALRPDFYHELEMVMVKLKLADLITIHDHPETTAITFSCDSIQNEGMNAHNNLVVKAAKLLQETYQVKRGASIHLEKNIPVAAGLGGGSSDAASTLKALNCLWDLKLDANALAKHGESLGADVPFFCHESPAAYVHGIGEKIQPIDCFPKLFLLLVNPGIEVSTAWVYKECDKLFFPGGPGTKKQKRTLEKQSDKDDFQLTGKNAGVRRGAPFAARSEVLCGLTNDLEEVTRAKYLEISEMKEFFLKFGADAALMSGSGPTVFGVFKTRELSVQAEKQLPSSWKGFVTETL
- a CDS encoding septation protein SpoVG, producing the protein MQITKVQVFPVQEDAVKAYVTVTFEDCLVIRDLKIIEKKDRLFVSMPSRKRRDGSYRDTVHPINDELRSYLTQSILKAYYDEKR